A stretch of the Panicum virgatum strain AP13 chromosome 9N, P.virgatum_v5, whole genome shotgun sequence genome encodes the following:
- the LOC120691210 gene encoding serine/arginine-rich SC35-like splicing factor SCL33, producing the protein MGRSYDYSPSPPRGYRRRARSPSPRGRYGGRARDLPTSLLVRNLRRDCRPDDLRRPFGKFGRVKDIYLPRDYYTGDPRGFGFIQYFDPEDAADAKYHMDRQMFLGREITVVFAEENRKKPSEMRTRERVSGRGRSYDRRSRSRSPGYSVSPRSRLRSCSRSYSPAPKRKHHSRSPSPRERSLLRSPVDSRSRSASPAVKSPRRERSLSVSR; encoded by the exons ATGGGAAGAAGCTACGATTACAGCCCCTCACCTCCAAGAGGTTACAGGAGAAGAGCTCGCAGTCCAAGCCCTCGTGGTCGTTATGGAGGACGTGCTAGAGACCTCCCAACTAGTCTTCTAGTGAGGAATCTTCGCCGGGATTGTAG GCCTGATGACCTCCGTAGACCATTTGGAAAATTTGGCCGTGTTAAAGATATATACCTTCCAAGGGATTACTACACAGG GGATCCTCGAGGATTTGGGTTTATCCAATACTTTGATCCTGAGGATGCTGCTGATGCTAAATACCATATGGATCGGCAGATGTTTCTTGGAAGGGAAATTACTGTTGTTTTTGCAGAGGAGAACAGAAAGAAGCCTTCTGAGATGAGGACAAGGGAAAGAGTCAG TGGCCGAGGCCGTTCGTATGATCGGAGGTCGCGCTCAAGGTCACCTGGGTACTCTGTCTCTCCAAGGAGCAGATTGCGGTCCTGCAGCAGAAGCTACTCACCAGCACCTAAGCGGAAGCACCATTCAAG GTCCCCGTCTCCTAGGGAGAGATCTTTGTTGCGCTCACCAGTGGACAGCAGATCAAGGAGCGCCAGCCCTGCTGTTAAGTCTCCTCGCAGGGAGAGGTCTCTTTCTGTTAGCCGGTGA
- the LOC120689226 gene encoding uncharacterized protein LOC120689226, whose amino-acid sequence MVVFLKIVSCVASSVVFDQEQVWTSSRPRRPWCRQSVPSRRLLPVSAASTSTRPPQNSASSGTHLQPLDDDPAAAVHDNLHARAGRRGGQVGRRRAHAGRHADGTAVAGSSGAGRRAPCTAAAGTPGRSSGCLLPSAAAVGTSSHGGGAALRSRRHVRHVQEVDGCDDSDGDDDDDEDDEVEHEQGTRPSSAPSTGDNDFSGPDGEEEAEGRLDVDANVAAEGDCSEGAAELSFACGDNEYDAALEEVFSDSSSDNEVLKIHNFSAPSEEPKIAEACLLCWWGSISIERMIKHRMFLPYVTSTVGSHLLLLGFRGRHMITKCCTRRSSSFGATFHIHPKVSST is encoded by the exons ATGGTGGTGTTCCTGAAAATTGTCAGCTG TGTGGCTAGTTCTGTGGTATTTGATCAGGAGCAA GTTTGGACCTCTTCCCGTCCTCGTCGACCTTGGTGCCGCCAGTCGGTTCCTTCTCGCAGGCTGCTGCCAGTCTCGGCGGCGTCGACCTCAACGCGGCCTCCACAGAATTCGGCATCTTCGGGAACGCACCTGCAGCCCCTCGACGACGATCCTGCGGCCGCGGTGCATGACAACCTTCATGCAAGGGCTGGGCGTCGAGGAGGACAAGTTGGGAGGCGACGTGCACATGCCGGCCGCCACGCTGATggcaccgccgtcgccgggagCTCCGGTGCCGGGCGCCGCGCTCCTTGCACAGCGGCCGCCGGCACCCCCGGTCGAAGCAGCGGCTGCCTTCTTCCTTCCGCAGCCGCCGTTGGCACGTCATCtcacggcggcggtgctgcttTGCGGTCCAGACGCCATGTTCGGCATGTCCAAGAGGTTGATGGCTGCGACGATTCGgatggcgacgacgacgatgacgaagaCGACGAAGTGGAGCACGAACAGGGGACCCGCCCGTCGTCG GCACCAAGTACTGGTGACAACGATTTCAGCGGCCCTGATGGAGAAGAGGAGGCAGAAGGCCGGCTGGATGTGGATGCAAATGTGGCAGCAGAAGGTGACTGCAGTGAGGGTGCAGCGGAGCTGTCCTTTGCATGCGGGGACAATGAGTACGATGCTGCCCTTGAGGAGGTGTTCAGTGATTCCTCAAGTGATAATGAAGTACTCAAGATACATAATTTTTCGGCGCCATCGGAGGAACCGAAGATTGCTGAAGCTTGCCTTCTTTGCTG GTGGGGAAGTATATCAATCGAAAGAATGATAAAACACagaatgttcttgccatatgtGACTTCGACTGTCGGTTCACATTTGTTGCTGCTGGGGTTCCGGGGTCGGCACATGATTACAAAGTGCTGCACGAGGCGATCATCAAGTTTCGGGGCAACTTTCCACATCCACCCCAAG GTAAGTTCTACCTAG